A region from the Azospirillum fermentarium genome encodes:
- a CDS encoding phosphopantetheine-binding protein, with the protein MDTAAVRAMIAEELGRIAADKGETLPALEPATVFLDGGLPIDSLDLATLLVVLEQRTGLDPFRAGFRQFNTVEELAVLYAAAAA; encoded by the coding sequence ATGGACACCGCTGCCGTGCGGGCGATGATCGCCGAGGAACTGGGCCGCATCGCCGCCGACAAGGGGGAAACCCTGCCCGCCCTGGAACCCGCCACGGTGTTCCTGGACGGCGGGCTGCCCATCGATTCCCTGGACCTTGCCACGCTGCTGGTGGTGCTGGAACAGCGCACGGGCCTCGACCCCTTCCGCGCCGGTTTCCGCCAGTTCAACACGGTGGAGGAACTGGCGGTCCTCTACGCCGCGGCGGCGGCATGA
- a CDS encoding SDR family NAD(P)-dependent oxidoreductase: MSAKRHVIVTGGSRGLGLGLVEALLADGYRVSTCSRGAAPELERLAGPDLFWQTARVGDGDSVRAFLDAAIAWAGDSPLWGLVNNAGIAREGVLATFPEVDADEVIQVNLTGAMQASRAFLRAKLVRRGPGRIVNISSIIGQRGYVGLAAYSASKAGLDGLTRALAREVGRLAVTVNSVAPGYLDTEMSGTLQPGQRDQIVRRTPLGRLGRVDDVVPVVRFLLGDGAAFVTGQTITVDGGITV, translated from the coding sequence GTGAGCGCCAAGCGTCACGTCATCGTCACCGGCGGCAGCCGGGGCCTGGGTCTCGGGCTGGTGGAAGCGTTGCTGGCGGACGGCTACCGCGTGTCCACCTGCTCCCGCGGGGCGGCGCCGGAACTGGAGCGTCTGGCCGGGCCGGACCTGTTCTGGCAGACGGCGCGGGTGGGCGACGGGGACTCCGTGCGCGCCTTTCTGGACGCCGCCATCGCCTGGGCCGGGGATTCCCCCCTGTGGGGGCTGGTCAACAACGCCGGCATCGCCCGCGAAGGCGTGCTGGCCACATTCCCCGAGGTGGACGCGGATGAGGTCATCCAGGTCAATCTGACCGGCGCCATGCAGGCGTCGCGGGCCTTTCTGCGCGCCAAGCTGGTGCGGCGGGGGCCGGGGCGGATCGTCAACATCTCCTCCATCATCGGCCAGCGGGGCTATGTGGGGCTGGCAGCCTATTCGGCGTCGAAGGCCGGGCTGGACGGGCTGACCCGCGCCCTGGCGCGCGAGGTGGGGCGGCTGGCGGTGACGGTCAATTCCGTCGCCCCCGGCTATCTCGACACCGAGATGTCGGGCACGCTCCAGCCCGGCCAGCGCGACCAGATCGTGCGGCGCACGCCGCTGGGCCGGCTGGGGCGGGTGGACGACGTGGTGCCGGTGGTCCGGTTCCTGCTGGGGGACGGGGCCGCCTTCGTCACCGGCCAGACCATCACCGTGGACGGCGGGATCACCGTCTGA
- the pseI gene encoding pseudaminic acid synthase, translating into MSTQTVTIDGRPIGPGHPPYLIAELSGNHKGELSRALALVDAAKEAGADAVKLQTYTADTITIDHDGPGFLLQGGLWAGYTLHRLYQEAHTPWDWHAPLFARARELGLTIFSSPFDATAVDLLEGLGAPAFKIASFEIIDLPLIRRAAASGKPLIISTGLATLGEIEEAVAAAAPAPVVLLHCVSGYPTPAADCNLATIPHLAAGFGVPVGLSDHTHGVAVPVAAAALGACVIEKHFTLSRADGGVDAGFSLEPAEFRAMADAVRTAWTALGRVDYGVKPSEAGGRDYRRSLYVTADVPAGGVLSEGNVRSIRPGFGLPPRHLPDVLGRRAARALKRGEPLAWDMLAAP; encoded by the coding sequence ATGAGCACCCAGACCGTCACCATCGACGGGCGCCCTATCGGCCCCGGCCACCCGCCCTATCTGATCGCCGAGCTGTCGGGCAACCACAAGGGCGAGCTGTCGCGCGCCCTGGCGCTGGTGGACGCGGCCAAGGAAGCCGGTGCGGACGCGGTTAAGCTCCAGACCTACACCGCCGACACCATCACCATCGACCACGACGGCCCCGGCTTCCTGCTCCAGGGGGGCCTGTGGGCCGGCTATACCCTGCACCGGCTCTATCAGGAAGCGCACACCCCGTGGGACTGGCACGCGCCGCTGTTCGCGCGGGCGCGGGAACTGGGGCTGACCATCTTCTCCTCCCCCTTCGACGCCACGGCGGTGGATCTGCTGGAGGGGCTGGGGGCGCCGGCCTTCAAGATCGCGTCGTTCGAGATCATCGACCTGCCGCTGATCCGCCGCGCCGCAGCGTCGGGCAAGCCGCTCATCATCTCCACCGGCCTCGCCACCCTGGGCGAGATCGAGGAGGCGGTGGCGGCGGCAGCCCCGGCCCCGGTGGTGCTGCTCCACTGCGTCAGCGGCTATCCCACCCCGGCGGCGGACTGCAACCTCGCCACCATTCCCCACCTGGCCGCCGGTTTCGGCGTGCCGGTGGGGCTGTCGGACCATACCCATGGCGTGGCGGTGCCGGTGGCCGCGGCGGCGCTGGGCGCCTGCGTCATCGAAAAGCACTTCACCCTGTCGCGGGCCGACGGCGGGGTGGATGCCGGTTTCTCGCTGGAGCCGGCGGAGTTCCGCGCCATGGCCGACGCCGTGCGCACCGCCTGGACCGCTTTGGGCCGCGTGGATTACGGGGTGAAACCCAGCGAGGCCGGCGGGCGCGATTACCGCCGCAGCCTGTACGTCACCGCCGACGTGCCGGCGGGCGGGGTGCTGAGCGAGGGGAACGTCCGCTCCATCCGCCCCGGCTTCGGCCTTCCCCCCCGCCATTTGCCCGACGTTCTGGGCCGCCGTGCCGCCCGTGCCCTGAAGCGGGGCGAGCCGCTGGCCTGGGACATGCTGGCCGCCCCATAA
- a CDS encoding AMP-binding protein gives MTEPPVWIDPAFRLTEYGETLGWPQLARRAGALEQAFRGGHGRAVCDGNRVATVIAALVAAERAGVELALRRPGVEIPAGVPAADGFAVLLPTSGTTGAPKLIRHGLDRLRGRLRGTGDGGARWLLTYEPASFAGLQVILTALAAGAELVAAPGEGAAGLARAALAARVTRISGTPSFWRAFLMAVGQAVPPLASITLGGEAADQPLLDRLAAAFPDASLRHVYASTEAGSLFAVADGRAGFPAAWLESGSDGVRLRIVDGILQVDSPRAMLGKGGWIDTGDRVTVAGDRVLFAGRADGRVNVGGVKVSAEEAEALILAVPLVADALVTAVPNPITGHILTAAVVPVAGADPAAVRAGVRDGVAGLVPAARPRVITLVDTIPLDATGKKRRRVEP, from the coding sequence ATGACCGAGCCGCCCGTCTGGATCGATCCCGCCTTCCGCCTGACCGAATACGGAGAGACGCTGGGCTGGCCGCAGCTTGCCCGGCGGGCCGGGGCGCTGGAACAGGCGTTCCGCGGCGGGCACGGGCGGGCGGTCTGCGACGGCAACCGGGTGGCGACGGTGATCGCCGCCCTGGTGGCCGCCGAACGGGCGGGGGTGGAACTGGCGCTGCGCCGTCCGGGGGTGGAGATCCCCGCCGGTGTCCCGGCGGCGGACGGGTTTGCCGTGCTGCTGCCCACCAGCGGCACCACCGGCGCGCCCAAGCTGATCCGTCACGGGCTGGACCGGCTGCGCGGGCGGCTGCGCGGCACGGGCGACGGCGGTGCACGCTGGCTGCTGACCTATGAACCGGCGTCCTTTGCCGGGCTGCAGGTGATCCTGACCGCGCTGGCTGCGGGCGCGGAACTGGTGGCCGCACCGGGGGAGGGGGCCGCCGGGCTGGCCCGCGCCGCCTTGGCCGCACGGGTGACCCGCATCAGCGGCACCCCGTCGTTCTGGCGCGCCTTTCTGATGGCGGTGGGGCAGGCTGTGCCGCCCCTGGCGTCCATCACCCTGGGGGGGGAGGCGGCGGACCAGCCGCTCCTGGACCGGCTGGCGGCGGCATTCCCCGATGCGTCCCTGCGCCACGTCTACGCCTCCACCGAGGCGGGCAGTCTGTTCGCCGTCGCCGACGGGCGGGCGGGCTTTCCGGCGGCGTGGCTGGAGAGCGGCAGCGACGGGGTGCGGCTGCGCATCGTTGATGGAATCCTGCAGGTGGACAGCCCCCGCGCCATGCTGGGGAAGGGCGGGTGGATCGACACCGGCGACCGGGTGACGGTGGCGGGGGACCGGGTACTGTTCGCGGGCCGGGCCGACGGGCGGGTGAACGTGGGCGGCGTCAAGGTCTCGGCGGAAGAGGCGGAGGCGCTGATCCTCGCCGTTCCGCTGGTGGCCGACGCCCTGGTGACCGCGGTGCCCAACCCCATCACCGGCCACATCCTGACCGCGGCGGTGGTGCCGGTGGCCGGCGCCGATCCGGCGGCGGTGCGGGCCGGGGTGCGCGACGGGGTGGCGGGGCTGGTGCCGGCGGCCCGCCCGCGGGTGATCACGCTGGTGGACACCATCCCGCTCGACGCCACCGGCAAGAAACGGCGGAGGGTGGAGCCGTGA
- a CDS encoding tetratricopeptide repeat protein, whose protein sequence is MTGGRVGEWLSAALARHRAGDWAEAAALYARVLDADPANADALHLSGVLAHQRGDHAAAAGLIAQAILADGTMPDFHANLGLVLMELGEVGEALAAFDHAAALSPGFAAAHHNRALALAALNRKEEAAASYAEAVRLDPALGEAHLNLGVLLHELGRAEESLPHHARAAELRPDDPTPWTNRAVALQTLGRSAEAAAAYAEAVKRQGGGMTAQVGLAAVLHAAGRLEEAADLYVEALRADPRDVGALVGFGLVMRAMGRAGDAAACFEAATAADPARPEGYDNLGTLRLEAGDAAAAADLHRAALDRRADAPGAWNNLGNALRALGRGGEARAAWVRSLALDPAGAVVWSNLGNALKEAEELAPAERAQRRALALDPAGPMVWNNLSSTLHKRGRYGDSLAPLARAVALDPAYAEALSNRALAVQRTGDAAGAAVLFERALTLNPDLPLARFNRGLLRLERGDLDGGWPDYGWRFLSGQIGRGRQPPVPPWRGEDIAGKRILVWGEQGVGDVILFASLLPGLIRRAGRVTVECDARLAGLLARSFPAATVRAESTVCDYDLHVPIGSLARVFRQRLGDFPGGGWLAPDPVLAERWRGRLAALGSGLKIGIAWRSAWMTEERRLSYTGLDDWAPVLALPGVHIVNLQHDDETADWRGVPLHRWDDLDRRDDFDGMAALVAGLDLVVAPAVSVVEMAGALGVPVWRLGRRDWTWLGAGARPWFPSQRLFSPPPHQPMAAVLPAVAAALRALIPPPAKTDTDGAVRQVAAGLARHQAGDLDGAEAAYRTALALDGDNADALHLLGVAAHQRGNDGEAARLIAAAIARRPAVAEMHGNMGSVLQALGRTDDAVAAYEEALRLKPAFPDALNNLGSALQTLGDGAGAERRFRAALRHRPGFAAALVNLGGLLFAARRWEEAQRCFAEAIAKDPGSSAARTGLGTLLAEQGRWDGAEEQYRAALGLDGGDADAWGGLGQCLFHRSRIAEAADALARAAALGNRRGAVLDLLGAALRMQGDAAGAVAWHRQAVAADPERAAGFTNLGLALGAAGDGAATVAAHRRALALHPAFVDAWDNLGVAHQRLGQGGAAMACHARALTLLGGRAESWGNRAAAALAGGRTEDCLHDSRRALALAPALAGALTTLGAAYQAAGRFAVAAQAHRRALRVAPDHAKAWSNLGSALAGQADWDGAKACHARALALAPALADALHNMGHVHQTRNEDGPARVLVHRLLRLAPGHAKGRMNRALLRLAAGDLDGGWADYESRFAAGTAQARRRFAVPPWRGGDPAGRRILVWAEQGLGDEILFGSLIPDLVRRGARVTVECDARLVPLFARALPGAVVQAEGAGTPPDIDAHIPMGSLPGLLRPRVGAFAPSPAWLAPDPVLRAHWRDRVAALGPGLTVGLCWRSSRITADRAGAYTRLTDWLPLLTLPGVRVVNLQYDDCADEIAAVEGRAGVRLHRWDDLDLKDDLEAVAALMASLDLVVTAPTAVGELAGALGVPVWRIGGRGDWSRLGTGARPWFAPQRVWAEAVGQDAASLPAHVVQELSRFSRTDPRPMMPVPRQETIMSAPLPPSPPSAVPAPPVTAASSAAAVAQAMIDALMPFLTDRQFDADKLNRFAAHVEVMRTQLPADVRGEIVAHLMVNPPNGDTVRLHSVLFQLSGDLYHFERILHYLLLGGREVEPALLHYVYWCVSRQLFLGLAAPEKRDCFVPCDFYRYYEAMVRHIADVWNIRPAPRTPKPGPVRRVAVVTNQFSGDRHQPTRDCFDYAARLKDDCGLEVAIINANLMPLQVENLFIPPMIAEMAGYEEVQTVTMFGRAVRMASFNGRVFTAQKLADIVGVVDEFDPDVIVSFGGSNIVCDLFSIAHARPVVCLPTTSGITISLSPLVLGYDEHDFTGGIPALYRAPFARRFRPFNFGFFLPPEGDGNPGPLPQAPFRFGIVGNRLDVEADAAFVGLVDDVLDRCPGAVAVFAGGVEHLQGRLDAARNRDRLVSIGHVNDIRAFYRQCDVFLNPPRQGGGGSAAIALGESVPVVTFPWGDVASVAGPRFHTPDRAAYVDRAAALCADAGLRAEQGAAARTRFDTVVDRRHSMARLLAYFEEARRIP, encoded by the coding sequence ATGACGGGTGGCCGGGTTGGGGAATGGCTGAGCGCGGCGCTGGCCCGCCACCGGGCCGGTGATTGGGCGGAGGCCGCGGCCCTTTACGCCCGCGTGCTCGACGCCGACCCCGCCAACGCCGACGCCCTGCACCTCTCCGGCGTGCTGGCCCATCAGCGGGGGGACCACGCCGCCGCCGCCGGCCTCATCGCGCAGGCCATCCTGGCCGACGGCACCATGCCCGATTTCCACGCCAATCTCGGCCTTGTCCTCATGGAACTGGGGGAGGTGGGGGAGGCGCTGGCCGCCTTCGACCACGCGGCGGCCCTGTCCCCCGGTTTCGCCGCCGCCCACCACAACCGCGCCCTGGCCCTGGCCGCCCTGAACCGCAAGGAGGAGGCCGCGGCCTCCTACGCCGAGGCGGTGCGGCTCGACCCCGCGCTGGGCGAGGCGCACCTGAACCTGGGCGTGCTGCTGCACGAACTGGGGCGGGCGGAGGAGTCGCTCCCCCACCACGCCCGCGCGGCGGAACTGCGGCCCGATGATCCCACACCCTGGACCAACCGTGCCGTCGCCCTGCAAACCCTTGGCCGCAGTGCCGAGGCCGCCGCGGCCTACGCGGAGGCGGTGAAGCGCCAGGGCGGCGGGATGACGGCGCAGGTGGGGCTTGCCGCCGTGCTCCACGCCGCCGGACGGCTGGAGGAGGCTGCCGATCTCTATGTGGAGGCGCTGCGCGCCGACCCCCGCGACGTGGGGGCCCTGGTGGGGTTCGGGCTGGTGATGCGGGCCATGGGCCGGGCCGGCGATGCCGCCGCCTGTTTCGAGGCGGCCACCGCCGCCGATCCCGCCCGGCCCGAGGGCTACGACAATCTGGGCACCCTGCGGCTGGAGGCCGGCGACGCGGCGGCGGCGGCGGACCTGCACCGGGCGGCCCTGGACCGGCGCGCCGACGCGCCGGGGGCGTGGAACAACCTGGGCAACGCCCTGCGGGCGCTGGGCCGGGGAGGGGAGGCGCGGGCGGCATGGGTGCGCTCGCTGGCCCTGGACCCCGCCGGGGCGGTGGTGTGGAGCAACCTGGGCAACGCCTTGAAGGAGGCGGAGGAACTCGCCCCCGCCGAACGCGCCCAGCGCCGCGCCCTGGCGCTGGACCCGGCGGGACCGATGGTGTGGAACAACCTGTCGTCCACGCTCCACAAGCGCGGGCGGTACGGCGACTCCCTGGCCCCCCTGGCCCGCGCGGTGGCGTTGGACCCGGCCTATGCCGAGGCGCTGAGCAACCGGGCGCTGGCGGTCCAGCGCACCGGCGACGCCGCCGGGGCGGCGGTGCTGTTCGAACGCGCCCTGACGCTGAACCCCGACCTGCCGCTGGCCCGGTTCAACCGCGGCCTGCTGCGGCTGGAGCGGGGGGATCTCGACGGCGGCTGGCCCGATTACGGCTGGCGCTTCCTGTCCGGCCAGATCGGGCGCGGGCGGCAGCCGCCGGTCCCGCCCTGGCGCGGCGAGGACATTGCCGGCAAACGCATCCTGGTGTGGGGGGAGCAGGGGGTGGGGGACGTGATCCTCTTCGCCTCCCTCCTTCCCGGCCTGATCCGCCGGGCCGGGCGGGTGACCGTGGAATGCGACGCCCGGCTGGCGGGGCTGCTGGCCCGGTCGTTCCCCGCGGCCACCGTGCGGGCGGAAAGCACGGTCTGTGACTATGACCTGCATGTGCCCATCGGCTCGCTGGCCCGCGTGTTCCGGCAACGGCTGGGGGATTTTCCCGGCGGCGGGTGGCTGGCGCCCGATCCGGTGCTGGCCGAGCGCTGGCGGGGGCGGCTGGCGGCCCTCGGTTCCGGTCTGAAGATCGGCATCGCGTGGCGCAGCGCGTGGATGACCGAGGAACGGCGGCTGTCCTACACCGGGCTGGACGATTGGGCGCCGGTGCTGGCGCTGCCGGGTGTCCACATCGTCAACCTCCAGCACGACGACGAGACGGCGGACTGGCGCGGCGTGCCGCTGCACCGCTGGGACGATCTCGACCGCCGCGACGATTTCGACGGTATGGCGGCGCTGGTGGCCGGGCTGGATCTGGTCGTCGCCCCGGCGGTGTCGGTGGTCGAGATGGCGGGGGCGCTGGGCGTGCCGGTGTGGCGGCTGGGGCGGCGGGACTGGACGTGGCTGGGGGCCGGCGCCCGCCCGTGGTTTCCGTCCCAGCGGCTGTTCAGCCCGCCGCCGCACCAGCCCATGGCGGCGGTGCTGCCGGCAGTGGCCGCGGCGCTCCGCGCCCTGATCCCGCCCCCGGCCAAGACGGACACGGACGGGGCCGTCCGGCAGGTGGCCGCCGGGCTGGCCCGGCATCAGGCGGGGGATCTGGACGGGGCGGAGGCCGCCTACCGCACCGCCCTGGCGCTGGACGGGGACAACGCCGACGCCCTGCATCTGCTGGGCGTGGCGGCGCACCAGCGGGGGAACGATGGGGAGGCGGCGCGGCTGATCGCCGCCGCCATCGCCCGCCGTCCGGCGGTGGCCGAGATGCACGGCAACATGGGATCGGTGCTCCAGGCGCTGGGCCGGACGGACGACGCGGTGGCGGCGTACGAGGAAGCCTTGCGCCTGAAGCCCGCCTTCCCCGACGCGCTCAACAATCTGGGCAGCGCGCTCCAGACCCTGGGCGACGGGGCGGGGGCGGAGCGGCGGTTCCGCGCCGCGCTGCGCCACCGGCCCGGCTTTGCCGCCGCCCTGGTCAATCTGGGCGGGCTGCTGTTCGCCGCCCGCCGGTGGGAGGAGGCGCAGCGCTGCTTCGCCGAGGCCATCGCCAAAGACCCCGGCTCCTCTGCCGCCCGCACCGGCCTGGGCACCCTGCTGGCCGAACAGGGCCGCTGGGACGGGGCGGAGGAGCAATACCGCGCCGCCCTGGGCCTGGACGGCGGGGACGCCGATGCCTGGGGCGGGCTGGGGCAATGCCTGTTCCACCGCAGCCGCATTGCCGAGGCGGCGGACGCGCTGGCCCGTGCCGCCGCTCTGGGCAACCGGCGCGGGGCGGTTCTCGACCTGCTGGGGGCGGCGCTGCGGATGCAGGGCGATGCCGCCGGGGCGGTGGCGTGGCACCGGCAGGCGGTGGCCGCCGATCCCGAGCGGGCCGCGGGTTTCACCAACCTGGGCCTTGCCCTGGGGGCCGCCGGGGACGGGGCGGCGACGGTGGCCGCCCACCGCCGGGCGCTGGCGCTGCACCCGGCCTTCGTGGACGCCTGGGACAATCTGGGGGTGGCGCACCAGCGGCTGGGGCAGGGGGGGGCGGCCATGGCGTGCCACGCCCGCGCCCTGACCCTGCTGGGCGGGCGGGCGGAAAGCTGGGGCAACCGGGCCGCCGCCGCCCTGGCCGGCGGACGGACGGAGGATTGCCTGCACGACTCCCGCCGGGCGCTGGCGCTGGCGCCGGCCCTGGCCGGGGCGCTGACCACGCTGGGGGCGGCGTATCAGGCCGCGGGCCGTTTCGCCGTGGCGGCGCAGGCGCACCGCCGCGCCCTGCGCGTGGCCCCGGACCATGCCAAGGCGTGGTCGAACCTGGGCAGTGCGCTGGCCGGGCAAGCGGATTGGGACGGTGCGAAAGCCTGTCACGCCCGCGCGCTGGCGCTGGCACCGGCGCTTGCCGACGCGCTCCACAACATGGGCCACGTCCACCAGACCCGGAACGAGGACGGGCCGGCGCGGGTGCTGGTGCACCGGCTGCTGCGGCTGGCTCCCGGCCATGCCAAGGGGCGGATGAACCGCGCGCTGCTGCGGCTGGCCGCCGGGGATCTGGACGGCGGGTGGGCCGATTATGAATCCCGGTTTGCCGCCGGGACCGCGCAGGCCCGCCGCCGCTTTGCCGTGCCGCCGTGGCGGGGCGGCGACCCGGCGGGCCGGCGCATCCTGGTGTGGGCGGAACAGGGGCTGGGCGACGAGATCCTGTTCGGCAGCCTGATCCCCGATCTGGTCCGCCGCGGTGCGCGGGTGACGGTGGAATGCGACGCGCGTCTGGTGCCGCTGTTTGCCCGCGCCCTGCCGGGGGCCGTGGTCCAGGCGGAAGGGGCGGGAACGCCGCCGGACATCGACGCCCATATCCCCATGGGATCGCTGCCGGGGCTGCTGCGGCCCCGTGTCGGCGCTTTTGCACCGTCCCCGGCGTGGCTGGCGCCCGATCCGGTGCTGCGGGCCCACTGGCGGGACCGGGTGGCGGCCCTGGGGCCGGGGTTGACGGTGGGGCTGTGCTGGCGCAGTTCGCGCATCACCGCCGACCGGGCGGGGGCCTACACCCGTTTGACCGACTGGCTGCCCCTGCTCACGCTGCCCGGTGTTCGGGTGGTCAACCTGCAATACGACGACTGCGCCGACGAGATCGCGGCGGTGGAGGGGCGGGCCGGCGTGCGGCTGCACCGCTGGGACGATCTGGACCTGAAGGACGATCTGGAAGCGGTGGCGGCCCTGATGGCGTCGCTGGATCTGGTGGTCACCGCGCCGACGGCGGTGGGCGAGCTGGCCGGCGCGCTGGGGGTGCCGGTGTGGCGCATCGGCGGGCGGGGCGACTGGTCGCGGCTGGGCACCGGGGCGCGCCCCTGGTTCGCGCCGCAACGTGTGTGGGCCGAGGCCGTGGGACAGGACGCCGCATCCCTGCCGGCCCACGTTGTGCAGGAACTGTCCCGCTTTTCCCGGACGGACCCGCGTCCTATGATGCCGGTCCCCCGTCAGGAGACGATCATGAGCGCGCCGCTTCCCCCATCACCCCCCTCCGCCGTTCCGGCCCCGCCGGTGACGGCGGCATCGTCCGCGGCGGCGGTGGCGCAGGCGATGATCGACGCGCTGATGCCGTTCCTGACCGACCGGCAGTTCGACGCCGACAAGCTGAACCGCTTCGCCGCCCATGTGGAGGTGATGCGCACCCAGTTGCCCGCCGACGTGCGGGGGGAGATCGTGGCCCATCTGATGGTCAACCCGCCCAACGGCGACACCGTGCGGCTGCACTCGGTGCTGTTCCAGTTGTCGGGCGACCTCTATCATTTCGAACGCATCCTGCATTACCTGCTGCTCGGCGGGCGGGAGGTGGAGCCGGCCCTGCTGCACTACGTCTATTGGTGCGTGTCTCGGCAGCTTTTCCTGGGGCTGGCGGCGCCGGAGAAGCGCGACTGCTTCGTCCCCTGCGATTTCTACCGCTATTACGAGGCGATGGTCCGCCACATCGCCGATGTGTGGAACATCCGCCCGGCCCCCCGCACGCCCAAGCCCGGCCCGGTCCGGCGGGTGGCGGTGGTGACCAACCAGTTTTCCGGCGACCGCCACCAGCCGACCCGCGACTGTTTCGATTACGCCGCCCGGCTGAAGGACGATTGCGGGCTGGAGGTGGCGATCATCAACGCCAACCTGATGCCGTTGCAGGTGGAAAACCTGTTCATCCCCCCCATGATCGCCGAAATGGCGGGGTATGAGGAGGTGCAGACCGTCACCATGTTCGGACGCGCGGTACGCATGGCCTCCTTCAACGGGCGGGTCTTCACGGCGCAGAAACTGGCCGATATCGTCGGTGTGGTGGACGAGTTCGACCCCGACGTGATCGTGTCGTTCGGCGGGTCGAACATCGTCTGCGACCTGTTCTCCATCGCCCATGCCCGGCCCGTGGTGTGCCTGCCCACCACCTCGGGCATCACCATATCCCTGTCGCCGCTGGTGCTGGGGTATGACGAGCATGATTTCACCGGCGGGATCCCGGCGCTGTACCGCGCGCCCTTCGCCCGCCGGTTCCGCCCGTTCAACTTCGGCTTCTTCCTGCCGCCGGAAGGGGACGGCAACCCCGGCCCGCTGCCCCAGGCCCCGTTCCGCTTCGGCATCGTCGGCAACCGCCTGGATGTGGAGGCGGATGCCGCCTTCGTCGGGCTGGTGGACGACGTGCTCGACCGCTGCCCCGGCGCGGTGGCGGTGTTCGCCGGCGGGGTGGAGCATCTCCAGGGGCGCCTGGACGCCGCCCGCAACCGGGACCGGCTGGTCAGCATCGGCCATGTGAACGACATCCGTGCCTTTTACCGCCAGTGCGACGTGTTCCTGAACCCGCCGCGCCAGGGCGGCGGGGGCAGTGCGGCCATCGCACTGGGGGAATCGGTGCCGGTCGTCACCTTCCCCTGGGGCGATGTGGCCAGCGTGGCGGGGCCGCGGTTCCACACGCCCGACCGCGCCGCCTATGTGGACCGTGCCGCGGCCCTGTGCGCCGACGCGGGCTTGCGGGCGGAGCAGGGGGCGGCGGCGCGGACGCGGTTCGACACGGTGGTGGACCGCCGCCATTCCATGGCCCGGCTGCTGGCCTATTTCGAGGAGGCGCGGCGCATCCCATGA
- a CDS encoding phosphopantetheine-binding protein, whose product MNTTEFLLALDEMLELDPGTLTGAEALEDLENWDSLAVISFIALVDEKLGLVVEGEKLVKAKTVADLLTLAGVAVPA is encoded by the coding sequence ATGAACACCACCGAATTCCTGCTGGCCCTGGACGAAATGCTGGAACTGGACCCCGGCACCCTGACCGGCGCCGAGGCTCTGGAGGATCTGGAGAACTGGGATTCCCTGGCCGTCATCAGCTTCATTGCACTGGTCGATGAAAAGCTGGGGCTGGTGGTCGAGGGGGAAAAGCTGGTGAAGGCCAAGACGGTCGCCGACCTGCTGACCCTTGCCGGCGTCGCCGTTCCCGCCTGA
- a CDS encoding glycosyltransferase family protein, producing MPLAQRIVCVSQARMTSTRLPGKVLMPVAGRPLIRYHLERLMRAKRLDGLVLATTTNATDDPLAEAAVQLGVPVFRGDEHDVLGRFAGAAAAARADIVVRVTGDCPLIDPALVDDLIGCFVQGEPLDYLSIDPTRYPRGLDAEIFTRAALDAADAEATEAAEREHVTPFIYRHPERFRLGTPLAPKQAVPPHRWCVDELSDLELVSRILTALGPRVLSAGWQDVCKVLDLNPGWTLINRDIRQRLVH from the coding sequence ATGCCGCTGGCCCAACGCATCGTCTGCGTGTCGCAGGCCCGCATGACCTCCACCCGCCTGCCGGGCAAGGTGCTGATGCCGGTGGCGGGGCGCCCGCTGATCCGCTATCATCTGGAACGGCTGATGCGGGCCAAACGGCTGGACGGGCTGGTGCTGGCCACCACCACCAACGCCACCGACGATCCGCTGGCCGAAGCGGCGGTGCAGTTGGGCGTGCCGGTGTTCCGCGGCGACGAACACGACGTGCTGGGCCGCTTCGCCGGGGCCGCCGCTGCCGCGCGGGCCGACATCGTGGTGCGGGTCACCGGCGACTGTCCGCTGATCGACCCGGCGCTGGTGGACGACCTGATCGGCTGCTTCGTGCAGGGGGAGCCGCTGGATTACCTGTCCATCGACCCCACCCGCTACCCCCGCGGCCTGGATGCCGAGATCTTCACCCGCGCCGCCTTGGACGCCGCCGATGCCGAAGCCACCGAGGCGGCGGAGCGGGAGCACGTCACCCCCTTCATCTACCGCCACCCGGAGCGGTTCCGGCTGGGCACGCCGCTGGCCCCGAAACAGGCGGTGCCGCCGCACCGCTGGTGCGTGGACGAACTGTCGGATCTGGAGCTGGTGTCGCGCATCCTGACGGCGCTGGGGCCGCGGGTCTTGTCCGCCGGGTGGCAGGATGTTTGCAAAGTTCTCGACCTCAATCCCGGCTGGACGCTGATAAACCGTGACATTCGGCAACGTCTGGTGCATTGA